CGAGCGCCAGGTGCGCACCGCCTCCTCGGCGCTGAACGGCTATGTGAGCGCGCTGGGCTTCGACAAGCTGCCGCTCGACCAGCGGCCCGGCCTGCCGCCCAACGCGCCGCAGCGCCGCGTCTTCGAGCAGCCGACGATCATGATCGACGGCATCCCGCAACTCAGCGAGAACCCGGCGCCGATCTACGCCGATTATTGCAAGGACTGGATGCGCGCCTTCCTGCAGCTTGCGATGGACAATGTCGGCTACGAGGGCGGCCGCGAGATCACGCCCGAGCAGAACGACCGCCTGGGCGCCATCCTGCGCACCGTGGCGGCCTAAGGACTTTCGATGCCCGTCCGCGCGACCATTGCCCCGCTGCCGGAACCCGGCCACGCGCTGCTGCGCGTGAGCGAACTCGACGCCGCGCCGGACGGCCTCACCCTTTCGATCCAGCGCCAGCAGGGACCCGACACGCATCTGGCCGACGATGGCTGGCGGCGCACCGAGACCTGGCTTCTGCCCGACGAGGTGAGCCGTAACGGCGACGTGCTGGAATTCCATCTCGGCCCCGAGATCTGCGACCGGCTGGCCGGCATCGCCACGATCCGCCTGCGCGTGCGCGAGCCCGACATCGGCGTGGTCGGGACAACCGTAGTGGCCTGGCCCGCGATGCTGACATCGGGAGCCGCCGGCGCCTCCGGCACCTACGACGACACGGTGCGCCTGCGGCGCCGCCAGCAACCGGCGCCGCCGCCCGAGCCCGAACTGCCGCCACCGCTGGAGATCGCGCCCGAGCCGCCGCCGCCCCCACCGCCGCGTCCCGACTTGCGGGCGGCGCGCGATCCGATGGCGGACATGCCGAAACGCTCCGGCGCGACGCGATGGATGATCGCGGCTGTCCTCGTGCTGCTGGTCGTGGGCGGCGGCTATTATTACTGGACCAACCATCTGCATCCGCCGGAGCCCGTCGTTGCCACGGCGACCCCGCCCACGCCGACGCCCGTGCAGCCTCCCGCGAAGTCGGTGCGTGAGACGGTCGCGGAGTATCTCGCAACGAAGCCCACGCCCGAAGCCATGCTGGCCAAGGCCCAGGACTTCGCGAAGGCCGGCGACACCGCGGCCTCCTTCCTCGTGTTCCGCCAGGCCGCCGAGCAGGGCAACGCCGCCGCGCAGCTCGAACTTGCGTCCTTCTACGATCCGATGGCGCCGGCCAGGGCAGGCTTCCCGCACGACGGCACGCAGGCGGCCGACTGGTACGAGCGCGCAGCGCTGACGGGCCTGGCCGAGGCCCAGCGCAAGCTGGGCCTGCTGCTGGCCAAGGGCGGCGCCGGGCTTACCGCCGATGTGACAAAGGCCCGGGTTTGGCTACAACAGGCGGCGGCACAGAACGATGCCGAGGCAAAGAAGGCGCTGGACGGTCTCCCCAAATGAAGTTGAGTCTTTTGCTGCCGGTAACGGCGGCGCTTCTCGCCGGTCCTGCGCACGCTCAGACAGCAAGCAAACCCGCAAGCCCGCCGCCGGCCAACCTGGCCTGCGGCGTCCTGAAAGCCGAAGCCTCGAAGACGGGCTCGACTTCGAACTGGACAGTCTCCGGCCCCTCGGGAAAGAACACGGAGACCGGCGTCCTGAAGAGCGGCCCACGCTTCGAATGCGTCGACGGCGCCGTGCTGACCGTCGAATTCACCTCGACGGCCGGTCACTCCTTCTTCGACGCTTACTTCCCTGACGGCACCAACATCGGCTACGGCCGCCAGCAGATCGACCGTCGCGGCGGACGTGTCGTCCTGCCGATCCAGGCCAAGGGTCGCATCGCCGCGCCCTATCGCGCCGCCTTCGACTATCACTGCAAGCTCAGCATGCCGGCCGATCCGATCACGCCGGCCATGCGCGCGGAGTGCGCCCCTTAGGAAGGCGCAAAGGTCCCTCAGACCAGCCGGTACCCCACGCCCGGCTCGGTGAGGACGTGCTGAGGCGAGGCCGGGTCGGTCTCGATCTTCTGGCGCAGCTGGCGGATGTAGACCCGCAAATACTGCGGATCGACGGCCTCGTCGCGCCAGACCTCCCGCAGCAGGTGACGGTGCGTCAGCACCTTGCCGGCATGGATCGCGAGCTGTTCGAGGATGTCGTACTCCTTGGGCGACAGCTTCACCGTCTCGCCCTCCCGCTCGACCAGCCGCCGCACCAGGTCGACCTTGAGCGTGCCGCTGGTGAAGCCGCGGTCCGCGCCCTGCTGCTGAAGCCGATGACGCAACGCCGCGCGCAGACGCGCCATCAGTTCCTCGGCGCCGAACGGCTTGGTGACGTAGTCGTCGGCGCCGGAATCGAGGGCGGCCACCTTGGTGGCCTCTTCGCCGCGGCCCGAGAGAACCACGATGGGGACCGGCCCGAGCTTGCGTATCTCGGCGATCAGCTCGAGCCCGTCGCGATCAGGCAGGCCGAGATCGAGCAGGATCAGGTCCGGCCGGTGATGCCGCATCGCCTGCAGCGCCTCCGCGCCCGTCCCCGCTTCCAGCGTGCGATACTCATGGGCCGCGAGGGTCGTGCGCAGCAACCTGCGGATCGGCGGCTCGTCCTCGACGATCAGGATCGTGGCGCCGTCAGCCGTCATTGGGGAACACCGGGAAACTCACCATGAACTCGGCCCCGCTGCGATCGCCCCGGTTGCGCGCGGTGAGCGTACCGCCCATCGCCTCGACGAAGCCACGGGCGATGGCGAGGCCCAGGCCCGTGCCGGCCCGCCGCCGGTCGCCCGATTCGGCGCGATAGAACTTGTCGAAGATGCGGTCGAGATCGCCCTCGCCAAGTCCCGGCCCCTCGTCGCGGACCATGATCGCGGCCCGGCCGCTCTCCTGTCTCGCTTCGACCGAGATCCGGCCGCCGGGCGCGGAATACTTGGCCGCATTGTCGAGAAGGTTGAACAGGACCTGCTCGGCCAGGACGAAATCGAGTTGCAGCGCAGGCAGGTCGGGAGACACCGCGCTCGACGTCTCATGCCCGGCAACCAGCGGTGCCGCGCGCCGCAGAGCGGTCGAGACGAGATCGCCAACCTCCACCGCTTCGCGCTTGGGGACGATCGCCCCGGCATCGAGGCGTGTCATGTCGAGAAGGTTGCCGACGAATCGGTCGAGCCGCTCGGCCTCACCCTGCGCCGTCGCCAGCAGCTCCTCGCGCGCCGCTGCGTCGTAGCGCTCGCCGAAGCTGCGAAGGCTGGAGAGCGCGCCGATGATCGAGGCGAGTGGCGTGCGCAGGTCGTGCGATACCGAGGTCAGCATCGCCGAACGCAGCCGTTCCCGTTCGGCGCCCAGCCGCGCCTGGTCGATATCCTCGGCCAGGGTCACGCGCTCGATGGCGACGGCGGCCTGATTGCCCACCGCTTCGAGCAGCCGGCGTTCGCCTGCATTGAGCTCATGCCCCTCCTTATTGGGCAGTACGCCGATCACCGCGATGGCCGAGCGGCTGGTGCGGATGGGCAGGAACAGCCAGCGTCCACCCGGCAGCGTATCGGTGCCGCGTCCGGCGGGCCGATCGGCATCCCACGACCAGCGCGCGGCCGCGAGGTCCGCGTCGCTCAGCGCGCCGTCGGGCGGGAAGGCCGCGCGGGTCGTGAGGCCGCCGGCCTCGGGCATCAGCACGACGATCTCCGCCCCGAGCAGCCGGGCGAGATGCGAGACGACGATCCAGAGGAGATCGTAGAGATCGACGACACCCGCGATCTTGCGGCTGAAGGCGTAGAGCCCGGCGGTGGTCCGCGCCTCGCGACGGGCTGATTCTGTCTGGGTGCGGGTCCGCGCCGCCAGCGCGCTCGCGATGACCGCCACCACGACGAACAGGAAAAGCGCCATCACGTTGGCGGGATCGGCGATGGTGAACTGGTAGAGCGGCGGCAGGAAGAAGAAGTTGAAGCAGGCGACGCTGAGCGCCGAGACCCACAGCGATGGCACCAGCCCGTGCCGCGCCGCCGAGAACAGCACCGGCAGCACGTAGACCAGCGAGACGTTGGGCAGCACGATCAGCCGGTCGATCAGGACGCCGATGGCGGTGGCCATCGCCGCGCCCAGCGCGCCCTCGAGGTAGGGGCCGGACGTGAGCGGCACGTCGCGCAGCCAGTCGCGCGGCCCGCTCTTCTGCTCGCCCTCGCCAGACGGCGCCACCTCGACGGCGAGACCCGAGCCCGCCCTCACCAGTTCGTCGACCACCGAGCCGTGGCGCAATTCGAACCAGCGCGAACGCCGCGACTTGCCGACCACGACGCGCGTGGCGTTGCGCGAGCGCGCAAAGGCCAGAATCTCCTCGACGACCGAGCGGCCGGGCACGGTTACGATCTCGGCACCGAGCTGGGCCGCCAGACGTTGCGCCTCGGCCAGCCGCGCATGCTCGGCGTCGGACAGCGTGGCGTGCCGGTCGGTCTCGACATAGAGCGCGATCAGTTCGGCATCGAGCGCGTCGGCGCTGCGCTTGGCGGCGCGCACGGCATTGGCCGCACCGGGGCCGGGATCGAGGCAGACGATCACCCGTTCGCCCGCGGCCCAGGGGCCGGCGATGGCATGCTCGCGCATGTAGCTGCGCATCTGCTCGTCTACGCGTACGGCAGTGCGCCGCAGCGCCAGTTCGCGCAAGGCCGTCAGGTTGCCCGGCGAGAAATAGTGGCGCAGCGCGCGTTGGGCCTGGTCACGGACATAGACCTTGCCCTGGGCAAGGCGGGCGATCAGGTCGGCGGGCGTCAGGTCGATCAGTT
This DNA window, taken from Reyranella humidisoli, encodes the following:
- a CDS encoding tetratricopeptide repeat protein, with protein sequence MPVRATIAPLPEPGHALLRVSELDAAPDGLTLSIQRQQGPDTHLADDGWRRTETWLLPDEVSRNGDVLEFHLGPEICDRLAGIATIRLRVREPDIGVVGTTVVAWPAMLTSGAAGASGTYDDTVRLRRRQQPAPPPEPELPPPLEIAPEPPPPPPPRPDLRAARDPMADMPKRSGATRWMIAAVLVLLVVGGGYYYWTNHLHPPEPVVATATPPTPTPVQPPAKSVRETVAEYLATKPTPEAMLAKAQDFAKAGDTAASFLVFRQAAEQGNAAAQLELASFYDPMAPARAGFPHDGTQAADWYERAALTGLAEAQRKLGLLLAKGGAGLTADVTKARVWLQQAAAQNDAEAKKALDGLPK
- a CDS encoding response regulator, whose translation is MTADGATILIVEDEPPIRRLLRTTLAAHEYRTLEAGTGAEALQAMRHHRPDLILLDLGLPDRDGLELIAEIRKLGPVPIVVLSGRGEEATKVAALDSGADDYVTKPFGAEELMARLRAALRHRLQQQGADRGFTSGTLKVDLVRRLVEREGETVKLSPKEYDILEQLAIHAGKVLTHRHLLREVWRDEAVDPQYLRVYIRQLRQKIETDPASPQHVLTEPGVGYRLV
- a CDS encoding sensor histidine kinase, which gives rise to MPATSDDLRPSPDALLKAAEKESRGKHKIFLGAAPGVGKTWEMLSAAHRRSREGIDVVVGVVETHGRVETEAQLKGLEILPRRIVEYRGRTIGEMDLDSILKRRPALVLVDELAHTNAEGSRHPKRYLDVEELLAAGIDVYSTLNVQHIESLNDVVARITRIRVRETVPDRVVDAADEVELIDLTPADLIARLAQGKVYVRDQAQRALRHYFSPGNLTALRELALRRTAVRVDEQMRSYMREHAIAGPWAAGERVIVCLDPGPGAANAVRAAKRSADALDAELIALYVETDRHATLSDAEHARLAEAQRLAAQLGAEIVTVPGRSVVEEILAFARSRNATRVVVGKSRRSRWFELRHGSVVDELVRAGSGLAVEVAPSGEGEQKSGPRDWLRDVPLTSGPYLEGALGAAMATAIGVLIDRLIVLPNVSLVYVLPVLFSAARHGLVPSLWVSALSVACFNFFFLPPLYQFTIADPANVMALFLFVVVAVIASALAARTRTQTESARREARTTAGLYAFSRKIAGVVDLYDLLWIVVSHLARLLGAEIVVLMPEAGGLTTRAAFPPDGALSDADLAAARWSWDADRPAGRGTDTLPGGRWLFLPIRTSRSAIAVIGVLPNKEGHELNAGERRLLEAVGNQAAVAIERVTLAEDIDQARLGAERERLRSAMLTSVSHDLRTPLASIIGALSSLRSFGERYDAAAREELLATAQGEAERLDRFVGNLLDMTRLDAGAIVPKREAVEVGDLVSTALRRAAPLVAGHETSSAVSPDLPALQLDFVLAEQVLFNLLDNAAKYSAPGGRISVEARQESGRAAIMVRDEGPGLGEGDLDRIFDKFYRAESGDRRRAGTGLGLAIARGFVEAMGGTLTARNRGDRSGAEFMVSFPVFPNDG